A window of Gossypium raimondii isolate GPD5lz chromosome 7, ASM2569854v1, whole genome shotgun sequence genomic DNA:
TACTGCGAAGTGCCTTTGGGTAGGTTCCTTCTCTTCTTTGGAACATAAATTTGTTCCCATTAGCCTTTCAATGATCTCTCAAGTCTCAATGTGTTTTAAACATATAGGCTACACAAATTTTTGTTGCAACCACGAGGTGTACAACCAGTAGAAGTGAGCACTACTAAAAGTGTAGAACAAGTTTCATTGAAGGCAAAGaagattgttggaaaaataaGAGTGGAAGGTAAGATCAATGTTGTTATGGGAATTGtatatagaaatttaatatttggaaGGACGGGAGGGGCTACGAAATTATTGCTTGttataatagaatttttattattttgttacttaTAGCTTTATATTAGTTTTGAAAATGACTCCCATATCTTTTTAATCTCTTTAATTTGAGGGTGAAAGATAGATCAAAGCTCTTTCATAGGATGATTTCTTTTAGTTTAAAATCTAAGTTGTTCATGTTAGATAATTGCAGTGAAGAAACTTCGCATTATTCCGAGGAGGAAACTCAGGAGTATGTACTCTCAGCGAAGTGCAATGTACATGCAAGTGGGAGCAGAGTATGTGCGGCATGTCTCATCACTTGTGAAAACCGGCATGAATTCTCTTAAAATAGGCTCATTTCCAGTGGCGTCTGAAGGTTTGTGTTTGttatgatataatatttaatgtattttagttattttataactttgaGCTTAAGATGAAACTGACATCTAGAAGTGTAAATCAGACTGTAGCTTCCTTTTTTTTGGAAGTTATGCTTAAGCTGGTTAAACACTTGTCATAGCTAAATTGTTTTACAACCAATTGAAATCTACCTACCTCCTAACAAAATGTTTCAGCATGTCTCCTTCTCTTAACAAAGATAGGGACTACACATATTGTTGGAACTTCCATATCATAATGTTCTTAactaatatgttatttttcatatttacagaGCCATTATCTTGCTTATTCCAGCTGAAGAGTGCTACAGAAGATACCAAAGTTGAACCAAGTTCAGCCATCTGCTTGCACCCGGGGGGTGGTGATTACCATGTCTTGTGAGTTGCTATCTTTTATCTTAGACTTAGGCTTGTACTTTGGCCGACAGGAAGTCTGTGTATGCCATGTCATAATTGATCTTAATATTCTGTGTCACTCTGTCTAAGTTAACATAGCTTGGCTGTGTAAATGAGAGACCTTATCTAAGATGAGAGTTATGCTTTGAAAAGTAGAAAAATCTTATGCTTGCTTGTGCTTTTAGTTTCCCAGAGACTGAAGGTGATGCTCTTTTGGTGGAAGTCCAAGACAAGAAGAAATTAGTCCAGGGAAGAGCAACAATACCAGTTTCATCTTTGAGTGATAATCCTGTAtgtatcattttctattttaacaaTCATGTTTTTGAAGGATGAAAACCATCCTTCATAATCTGATGTGCTCGACTGTTTCTGCAGAATGAGAGAATCAGATGGTGGCCCATATACCATGAAGATGAAGAATGTGTCGGGAAGATCCAGCTATCAATTGGAAGTACAATTACTAGTGATGAGACGAGTCAGATAAAGGTATTATATTTTCCACATCTAGGACAATTCAATTGACTTAATTATAAGAACTAGATATGCTGCATGGAGTTCTCTTAAAAATAGTCCTTATTTTCTCGAATCAAGTTCCATTTGTCCTTTCCTAAACCAGAATTGCGTTCTTCTGAATGACATACaaatttctttttgctttttttttttttttttttttaaatttgatgctCATTTCATTAGCAGTTAGCTAATTAGTTCCATTATCTACAACAAGAATTTTATTTCACGTGCATGGATAGTTGTGCGGAGCTGGACTAAATTGTTTAAGTATGTCAGTGTCTGAAAGCATACAAGTGAGCATGCATGAGTATATTTTACCTACTGTGTTTTCCATCTTTTTAGAGTGGGCCTGTTGTGGAGACTCTAGCGTACGATCTACTCCTTGAGGCTTCAATGCGTGCACAATGTTTTCATTCCAGAAACTTGAGGTTACAGGGACCATGGCAGTGGTTATTGACTGAGTTTGCTGACTACTACGGAGTTTCTGATTCATATACAAAATTGAGGTATGTGATCTACTTATTCTTGTTCAGAAATATTGTGATTTCTATCATACTCCTTGCTCTCTCCTTGTAATGCTTTAACTCTTTTGGTTTCTTGTAGATATCTATTACATGTCATGAATGTAGCCACACCAACAAAAGACTGCTTAGAGCTTGTAAATGAGTTGCTTGTACCCATTTTAAAGGCCAGGAATGAAAAAAGCTTGACAAGACAGGAGGTAGGCATCTCTGGTTACAGTTTTTGTCAATTTCATTTGAtctaatgaattttttttcatattgcCTTTTAAAATGGTGAGAGAGTTGCCTTTAAAGTACCAATTGTGTTTCTAATGCTAAGTTATTTTGAAGTTTCAAAAGCTTTGACTGACAAATGAACAGAATCACTAATTTTGGAAGTGAGGTACATTAGGTTGTGTTGCTTCCATTCTTTCTGAAAATGAAATGTGTTCCATATTTATATGCATCACAATTTTCTGTTGTGCCAATAAGGTAAAAGAgagtaaattatttattagaaaattaCACAAGGTTATACTAGAAAATCACACTAGGTTTCACAAACAGTCCCACCTAAAACTCAACCTCACCAGAAATTTAATAAGATTCGGCAAATTAAGCCTACAATTATATCCTATAAAGTattgaaagataaataaaaagtgataaaaaacacataaaatttaacgaaaatttgaaaattaagtttTGGGATGATTCAAAGGTGGAGAAACCATCCCTATTTATATATAgtaggaaaatttgaaaattacgCTTACGTCTTTAgacactaccaaatatattttactgcaaaagatataaacaaaatattacaaataagaAAGGGAAAAGTTGCCTTATGAAAAATATGACAAGTTTGGGGATAATTAGAGATGGAGAAACAATCCCTATTTATAGTAGTACATAATCTCCAAAATTTTGTAGTTTTTAGATGTAGGATTATGCTATTTCAACAAATCTTTACTTtaacaaaattctaaattttcaatCTCCTTGCAAAACAACATTTGATAGTGTCTTCAAATTTTAACCTTCAAGTTTTAACATTGATCAAGTTCAAACATAGTTGAAACTTGACCACAATCACAACCTTATTAATCATATTGGCAAGATTCTCAGTGGTTgaaattttctagatttttacCCCACATTCTTTCAGAATCTCTCATGAAAAATGTTATGATGTGCTTCGtttttacatgataaatttgattatttgctAACTGAACAACACTCTATCTATCTCAATGCATTTTGACATATTTCTGCTTAATTTCAAATTCTCCAAGCAACCTTAAAGCCAAATTACCTCTTTTACAGTCCCTTTGATTGTCATATACTCCGCTTCTGTAGTAGATAAAACAACTATTGACTACAAAGTAGACTTCCAACTAACTAGTATTTCATTGTCGTTTGTCTAGATCACTAGTATAGTCTGAATCACAATATTCAACCACACCCTAATTATCTTCTTGCcaaaaaataatctaatatccattttattttggatatatagCAAAATCCATTTCACAGCTTATCAATGCTCATTTCTTGAATCATGCATATACCTCGTATGATATCTTTGACATGTTTTCTCGTTTTGCATAATTCTTTTACGACAGAGGCATTAAGCTTGAAGAGTAAGGGAATTGCTAACaggttttaacttttcattcaTACCAAAATGCTTTAACAATTTTCTCAAATACTATTTCTGAGTCAAATAAAGTCTCTTCAAGTTTCTATCACGAGTTATCTCCATGTCAATAATCTTCTTTGCTTCTCCTAAATCTTTTATCTCAAATCGCTTGTACGACTACATCGGAGATTACTTTAGATCGTACaacaaattttcaagtttatacactaaattttctttaagattCCACAAAAATGATATTGTACTAGAAAATCACACTAGGTTTAACTCCCAAGAAAAATTCGAGGGGTCACAAACTATCTTTTCTGAAGAGGGGAATAACCCTATTTATAGTAGTACAAAATCTCTACAACTTTGTATTTTTTAGATGTGGGATTATGCTATTTCAACATTTTCTACATGATGTAAATGCTTCACTGAGAAAACTTGTCTGCATGCTCTCTTGCAGAAAGGCATACTGCTGGGTTGTGAAACACAAATTGAGAGTCTCTTGGCAAATGCTTTTGAAAACTACAAATCGTTGGATGAGAAATCTCCCACAGGGCTAGCTGACTTGTTTGGACCAACCCAGGAGACTGCAGCACCAGCTCTAGCTCCTGCTGTTCAAGTATACACTCTGCTTCATGATATACTATCTCCTGATGCTCAGACCACGTTGAGAAACTATTTGCAGGTAATTCCAGTTCTTCAGTAATGACTAAACAAATCTCTCAGCCAGCTGagcattaatttttaaaagtagcCCTTTGGTACTGATAACTTATATAATTCAgcaaatgcatgaatatattaCTATATGTGTTCAATAGAGAGGAAATTTTCCCATGCATCTATTAGTGGGTCATCCCTTTTAACTGTCCGATCCTGTAAGCAGGCTTTGTCTTGTTTGTTTTTGCCTTTTGTTTCTATACGCTAAGCAAACATATAATGCCAGTTATGATAACTTTTCACAGACTGCAGCCAGAAAAAGGTGTCGGAAACACATGATTGAAACTGATGAGTTTGTTTCAAACAACTCTGAAGGTTTTCTCTTGGACTCCATTACCATCTCAACAGCTTATTTGAAAATGAAGAATCTGTGTACAAATATTAGCAAAGAAATTCAGGCAGACATCAAGATCCACAATCAGCACATACTTCCCAGGTAATGACATATCTATATAGCACTGAGTTGTAGAAATATCATCATAACCATGTATTGATTAACTGATTGTTTCATGTCTTCTGACACAAATGCCTCTGCTCCAGTTCGATTGACCTGTCAAACATCACAGCTGAAGTATATAGCACTGAGTTGTGTAAGAGGCTTACCAGTTTCCTTGCTGCATGGCCTCCATCTTGTCCTGCATCACATGTTAATGAACTTTTGATTGCAATTGCGGATTTCGAGAGGGATCTTGAGTCATGGAACATCAGGTTTGTGAAAGAAATCTTATTTGAAATCTCTTTGTATAAGCTGGAATAAAATACTTCAAATTTGCCAAAAATGAGCACTAGAATCCTGTATGAGTATCTAAATTTGGGTTATGGCCTTGTATGTAGAGTTGAAGCTCTTTGTCTTACAAATTGTCTTGCCTGTTTCAGTCCTGTGCAGGGTGGAGTAGACTCAAGGAGTTTGTTCCACAATTATATAATGGTTTGGGTTGAGGATATGCAGCTTAAGTTACTCGATCTCTGTAAGGCTGAAAAGGTATAACTTGGGTTCTTTTTCATAAACATTATCAAGAATCTGAAACAACTTACCTGGAACTGTTGAATATTGACTTTGGGACATAATCATGTGCTTGTTGCAGGTGCCCTGGTCAGGAGTAACAACAAATCATTCAACCTCACCCTTTGCTGAAGAAATGTATGAGAAGATCAAAGATTCCCTTATTGGATATGAAGTGGTTATCAATCGATGGCCTCAGTACTCGCTGGTCTTGGAAAATGTAATTACACTCTCTTTCTCTTGCGGTTTATGTCTTTGAACATGTGTGTGCATGTGCTAGATGACCGCAGTACTCTCTCTCTCTGGTCTTTGAACATCTATGGTTAACCATTTTGTCATCTACTGACTTTGCATAATTTTGGTTTTACATGAAGGCTGTTGCCAATGTGGAAAGAGCCATTATTAAAGCACTAGAGAAACAATATAATGACATCTTGACTCCTTTGAAAGATAGTATTCCGAAAAGACTTAATATGCATGTCCAGAAGCTGACAAGAAGGCAGTCGACAGCTCTATATTCGGTTCCCAGCCAAGTAAGTGCAACATAACCAATATAATTAAACTCCAGCCGATTGTGTCAGCATTGAATATAGCTCTTACCTTGTTACTAATGGTTGCAGTTAGGAATTTTCCTCAACACTGTGAAGAGAATTCTTGATGCCTTGCACTGTAGAGTGGAGGATGTGTTAAAGTCTTGGGCAGCTTGTCTGCCCATCACAGGAGACAAGAAGTCACTGTTTGGGGAGCAGATGAATGGGATCACTGTCATGTTGAGAACAAAGTACAAAAATTACTTGCAGGCAACAGTAGAGAAGCTTGTTAACAATGTAAGTcctattttaatatgatttcttgtattctttcttttgctacttgaaaatggaaaacaCTCAAATCAAATGGCTGTTTCAGACACAAGCAAAT
This region includes:
- the LOC105803850 gene encoding uncharacterized protein LOC105803850 — encoded protein: MFTEGLDESAINWINQGKETDQEPRIRSPLTEKLAPHDSFPKSPLIYNTATLLSPHVLPPPLKFRSGLLGPHSVIAPALHEDDDDSNEDESVASVSDDISGGDAGNGIFSDEEEMFERTKCSSKLTRGFSKQDLKVELPDTNRRFTDGDLGIKDFAKKDLTSAATGGGSFGLRERVQIHNAHGTIRGYVNNTFKDVEDLGTPSAPPILDIGREGSDEEEIEQIQDGTYKPVQADCFDVSAEGLPVLKSESLSCPELAEERVNETANTNKEEKMPYWQNNMSDDLHHYNASGQYAWQTLIAYDACIRLCLYAWARGCPEAPEFLRDECLLLRSAFGLHKFLLQPRGVQPVEVSTTKSVEQVSLKAKKIVGKIRVEVKKLRIIPRRKLRSMYSQRSAMYMQVGAEYVRHVSSLVKTGMNSLKIGSFPVASEEPLSCLFQLKSATEDTKVEPSSAICLHPGGGDYHVFFPETEGDALLVEVQDKKKLVQGRATIPVSSLSDNPNERIRWWPIYHEDEECVGKIQLSIGSTITSDETSQIKSGPVVETLAYDLLLEASMRAQCFHSRNLRLQGPWQWLLTEFADYYGVSDSYTKLRYLLHVMNVATPTKDCLELVNELLVPILKARNEKSLTRQEKGILLGCETQIESLLANAFENYKSLDEKSPTGLADLFGPTQETAAPALAPAVQVYTLLHDILSPDAQTTLRNYLQTAARKRCRKHMIETDEFVSNNSEGFLLDSITISTAYLKMKNLCTNISKEIQADIKIHNQHILPSSIDLSNITAEVYSTELCKRLTSFLAAWPPSCPASHVNELLIAIADFERDLESWNISPVQGGVDSRSLFHNYIMVWVEDMQLKLLDLCKAEKVPWSGVTTNHSTSPFAEEMYEKIKDSLIGYEVVINRWPQYSLVLENAVANVERAIIKALEKQYNDILTPLKDSIPKRLNMHVQKLTRRQSTALYSVPSQLGIFLNTVKRILDALHCRVEDVLKSWAACLPITGDKKSLFGEQMNGITVMLRTKYKNYLQATVEKLVNNTQANRNTRLKRILEEIKEEDGEAEIRERMQMLSSQLIDSISNINEVFTSRIFVATCRGFWDRMGQIVLKFLEGRKENRVWYNGSYYALGILDDTFASQMQRLQGNQLQEKDVEPPRSVIEARSILCREPANATDSSTYFYV